A part of Aegilops tauschii subsp. strangulata cultivar AL8/78 chromosome 2, Aet v6.0, whole genome shotgun sequence genomic DNA contains:
- the LOC109745529 gene encoding BTB/POZ and MATH domain-containing protein 2-like, with the protein MADECKVSAVNIDERGSYLLKVDGHSRAKGLYNKGEYMASPPFSVGGHYWVMVDYPNGGDSEKHVGHNILVSLVLHSADAKDIKAQVKFCILDKDGLPVQKLGCAVADCIFPRKDSTCDYFVIRDVFERPEHIIDDCFSIRCDLTVIKNNNTLHQKTMVPPSDLHRHLGNLLESMDGGNVTFLVGGDKFLAHRVVLAARSSVFKAELLGVMKEKANNLVEIKEMEADVFRCLLHFIYTDSLPDLQNMASNQGEARQNVVMASHLLVAADRYNVERLKLICEHKLCSNIDTNMVATSLALAEQHSCKRLKEACLRFLASPSNLEAMMASDGYEHLKRSCPSALKELIASLLPDTMKAANDIIMEI; encoded by the coding sequence ATGGCAGATGAGTGCAAGGTTTCTGCCGTGAATATAGATGAGAGAGGGTCATACTTGCTCAAGGTAGATGGACACTCAAGAGCCAAGGGACTATACAACAAGGGTGAGTACATGGCTTCTCCCCCTTTCAGCGTTGGAGGTCACTACTGGGTCATGGTGGATTACCCAAACGGTGGTGACTCGGAAAAACATGTTGGTCACAACATACTCGTCAGCCTGGTTCTTCATTCAGCTGATGCCAAGGATATCAAGGCCCAAGTCAAATTTTGTATACTAGACAAGGACGGGCTACCAGTGCAGAAACTCGGTTGTGCCGTCGCTGACTGTATCTTCCCACGGAAAGATTCAACATGTGACTACTTTGTCATACGGGATGTTTTTGAGCGGCCCGAGCATATAATAGATGACTGTTTCAGCATCAGGTGCGACCTAACAGTCATCAAGAATAATAATACCCTCCATCAAAAAACTATGGTTCCTCCAAGCGACTTGCACCGGCATCTCGGCAACCTCCTAGAGAGCATGGATGGAGGCAACGTCACCTTTCTTGTCGGCGGGGACAAGTTCTTGGCCCATAGGGTTGTGCTCGCTGCTAGGTCATCCGTATTCAAGGCGGAGCTCCTCGGCGTGATGAAGGAGAAAGCCAACAATCTCGTTGAAATCAAGGAGATGGAAGCCGATGTGTTCAGGTGCTTGCTCCATTTCATATACACCGACTCGCTGCCCGATCTTCAGAACATGGCTAGCAACCAAGGTGAGGCGCGTCAAAATGTGGTGATGGCTAGCCATCTGCTCGTGGCAGCTGACAGGTACAACGTCGAGAGGCTAAAACTGATATGCGAGCACAAGTTATGCAGCAACATTGATACCAACATGGTGGCTACCAGTTTGGCCTTAGCTGAGCAGCATAGCTGCAAGCGACTCAAGGAAGCTTGCCTACGGTTCCTTGCTTCTCCCTCCAATTTGGAGGCCATGATGGCGAGTGATGGTTACGAGCATCTGAAGAGGAGTTGCCCGTCTGCCCTTAAGGAGCTAATTGCTAGTCTCCTTCCGGATACAATGAAAGCGGCAAATGATATTATCATGGAAATTTAG
- the LOC109745531 gene encoding protein CHAPERONE-LIKE PROTEIN OF POR1, chloroplastic → MQAAVALSQSQASLLIRRLPRPYHGGGPEPDDGVLLLGRRGVSLPRLRRACCSASLSVGTGAGSGAGSEHVPVFPRQKTWDPYMLLGVDRDASEEEINSARNFLLQQYAGYEESEEAIEGAYDKIMMKSYSHRKKSKINLKSKLKKQVEESPSWVKSLLGHFEVPSMDVVSKRFALFGFIAGWSIATSAETGPTFQLALALVSCIYFLNDKMKNLARASATGLGLFAGGWIVGSLVVPVIPAFIFPHTWCLELLTSLVAYVFLFLGCSLVK, encoded by the exons ATGCAGGCCGCCGTCGCCTTGAGCCAGAGCCAGGCGTCCCTTCTCATCCGGCGGCTCCCAAGGCCTTACCACGG CGGCGGGCCGGAGCCGGATGATGGCGTGCTGCTGCTAGGACGACGAGGCGTGTCGCTCCCGCGGCTGCGGCGCGCCTGTTGCTCCGCGAGCCTATCCGTCGGTACCGGCGCCGGCTCCGGCGCCGGCAGTG AGCATGTTCCCGTATTCCCAAGACAAAAAACATGGGATCCTTACATGCTTCTTGGTGTTGATCGTGATGCATCTGAAGAAGAGATCAATAGTGCAAGAAACTTCCTTCTTCAACAATACGCTGGGTATGAAGAAAGCGAAGAGGCAATTGAAGGTGCTTATGATAAGATAATGATGAAAAGCTACTCACACCGTAAGAAATCGAAAATCAACCTGAAAAGCAAATTAAAGAAGCAAGTGGAAGAATCTCCATCATGGGTTAAGTCACTGCTTGGACACTTCGAGGTGCCATCGATGGATGTCGTGTCAAAAAGGTTTGCTCTCTTTGGCTTTATTGCTGGGTGGAGCATCGCAACTTCTGCTGAGACTGGACCTACCTTCCAG CTTGCATTGGCACTCGTCTCATGCATATACTTCCTCAACGACAAGATGAAAAACCTTGCCAGGGCGTCTGCTACAGG GCTTGGGCTCTTTGCGGGTGGCTGGATAGTAGGTTCGCTGGTAGTCCCAGTGATCCCGGCATTTATTTTCCCGCATACTTGGTGTCTGGAGCTCCTTACTTCGCTGGTCGCTTATGTATTTTTATTCTTGGGTTGCTCTCTCGTCAAGTGA
- the LOC109745532 gene encoding BTB/POZ and MATH domain-containing protein 1 has translation MAAYQCELSSAIVAESEDRSFVFKVRGYSRAKQLLKCGECITSPPFTVQGHDWVLRYYPNGRLATGAAAGYMSLVLDTADGKDVTVKARNISVLDKNGLPGRYYGTMFENIMFETPVSFTSRNSYLCLMVRKAGLEHSGDIIEDSFNIRCDLTLKDIGEQFVVVPPSDMHLHFGSLLESMDGADVAFLIGGERFSAHRLVLAARSSVFRAELLGAMKEKTDSLIEISDMEPHVFRSLLHFIYTDSLPDLEIEMASDQGEGHGGGVVMASHLLVAADRYDIERLKLICEHKLCSHIDTNMVATSLALAEQHRCHGLKVACLRFLASPSNLEAMMASDGYQHLKRSCPSALKDLIASLLPVTMKAAKDIIMEI, from the coding sequence ATGGCGGCATATCAGTGCGAGCTTTCCTCGGCCATCGTGGCCGAATCCGAGGACAGGTCGTTCGTGTTCAAGGTGCGTGGATACTCAAGGGCCAAGCAGCTGCTCAAGTGCGGCGAGTGCATCACCTCGCCCCCGTTCACCGTCCAAGGCCACGACTGGGTGCTCAGGTATTATCCCAACGGCCGCTTGGCAACAGGTGCTGCTGCAGGTTACATGTCCCTGGTTCTTGACACCGCCGACGGCAAGGATGTGACCGTCAAAGCCAGGAACATCAGCGTGCTTGACAAGAATGGCCTGCCAGGCCGCTACTACGGCACCATGTTTGAAAACATCATGTTTGAGACGCCTGTCTCCTTCACCAGCAGAAATTCGTATCTGTGCCTCATGGTCAGGAAGGCAGGCTTGGAGCACTCAGGGGACATAATAGAGGACTCTTTCAACATCAGATGTGATCTCACTCTCAAGGATATCGGCGAGCAGTTTGTCGTGGTCCCTCCGAGCGACATGCATCTGCATTTCGGCAGCCTTCTGGAGAGCATGGATGGAGCCGACGTCGCCTTTCTCATCGGCGGGGAGAGGTTCTCGGCTCATAGGCTCGTGCTTGCTGCCAGGTCATCCGTGTTCAGGGCAGAGCTCCTCGGCGCCATGAAGGAGAAAACCGACAGCCTCATTGAAATCAGTGACATGGAACCTCATGTGTTCAGGTCCCTGCTCCATTTCATATACACCGACTCGCTGCCTGATCTTGAGATTGAGATGGCCAGCGACCAAGGTGAAGGACATGGAGGAGGTGTGGTGATGGCTAGCCATCTACTCGTGGCAGCAGACAGGTACGACATCGAGAGGCTGAAACTGATATGCGAGCACAAGTTATGCAGCCACATTGATACCAACATGGTGGCGACAAGTCTGGCCTTGGCCGAGCAGCATAGGTGCCATGGGCTTAAGGTAGCTTGTCTACGGTTCCTTGCTTCTCCTTCCAATTTGGAGGCCATGATGGCGAGTGATGGCTATCAGCATCTCAAGAGGAGTTGCCCATCTGCCCTTAAGGACCTAATTGCTAGTCTCCTGCCGGTCACAATGAAAGCGGCCAAGGATATTATCATGGAAATTTAA